A genomic stretch from Strongyloides ratti genome assembly S_ratti_ED321, chromosome : 1 includes:
- a CDS encoding Casein kinase I, with protein sequence MNIKHELLINKKYRLEGKIGSGTFGEIYQGTQLLTSEKVAIKLELRTTKHPQLHIEAKLYQKLQDGVGFPKIYWMGVECDYNVMVMELLGPSLEDLFNFCSRQFSLKTIILLADQMLDRLQYLHEANYIHRDLKPDNFLIGLNEKKNLLHIIDFGLAKRYRCSETFTHISYKENKHLTGTARYASLNTHRGIEQSRRDDIEALGYVLIYFMRGSLPWQGIAASTKNQKYEKIFNAKCNYTLKDLCNHNQIFIKYMEYARSMKFEETPDYYYLRSLFREEYRKRNYPCTNYDWSLIVKHNTEKRGDDLIAESSKYLKKSDSTVNTNIFIDF encoded by the exons atgaatattaaacatgaacttttaataaacaaaaaatatcgTCTTGAAGGAAAGATTGGTTCAGGAACTTTTGGTGAAATATATCAGGGAACTCAATTATTAACTAGTGAAAAAGTAGCTATTAAGCTTGAATTAAGAACTACAAAACATCCTCAATTACATATTGAAGCAAAATTATACCAAAAATTACAAGATGGTGTTGGTTTTCCTAAAATTTATTGGATGGGAGTTGAATGTGATTATAATGTTATGGTTATGGAATTATTGGGACCTTCATTAGAggatttatttaatttttgtagtagacaattttctttaaaaactattattttattagcaGATCAGATGCTGGATAGGTTACAGTATCTTCATGAAGCTAATTATATTCATag aGATTTAAAAcctgataattttttaattggtctcaatgaaaaaaaaaatcttttacaT atcATTGATTTTGGTTTAGCAAAAAGATATCGTTGTTCAGAAACATTTACTCATATAagttataaagaaaataaacatttaacaGGAACAGCAAGATATGCCTCTTTAAACACTCATCGTGGAATTGAGCAAAGTCGTCGTGATGACATTGAAGCTCTTGGTTACGTTCTAATATACTTTATGCGTGGATCTCTTCCTTGGCAAGGAATAGCAGCTTCTacaaaaaatcaaaaatatgaaaaaatttttaatgccAAATGtaattatacattaaaaGATCTTTGTAATCATAAtcaaatattcataaaatatatggaGTATGCACGAAGTATGAAATTTGAAGAAACACCAGACTACTACTATCTTCGTTCTCTTTTTAGAGAAGAGtatagaaaaagaaattatccTTGTACAAATTATGATTGGTCACTAATAGTAAAACATAATACTGAG
- a CDS encoding Gastrulation defective protein 1 homolog: MDSSDPTRIEDTDDRKAKNRLKQTTTYNFNDLVGGIINEAKEEFRSSKLANDICNLIPDEEDDDYNKGNELEKNEEHGTLSLDDENNVEENFKSNYPSDIPLSMEATIKNGSHAITTIAFDNHGTKFCTGDLNCEVKMYDFTKMDTHFHSERTINPCERHIINSVSTSNNGEYTLICSTNPVIYIIDRNGSMFGETARGDMYLVDIKQTKAHTTSVNYCCWNPLVKEEFLTCSGDGTLRIWSIEDWKELSKCINKQRHVIKIKTASNSKIIPNVCGYSKNGKLIVAGCEDGSIFIWKNGKVFVAPNYSNKSAHSDCITSLDFSPDSTKLVTRSKDGTLKLWSINKLAKPEYVVEDLQNDQQYIDCGFSPHGNYIFTLCSESQKGKGGSLKIFDTSLNLLVTKQLSKDPTRAQWHPKINQILIGFTDGSLTIYYDINISIKGVLESLTRKAKKPSKNAVVQSDVILAPLTLDYFQPRNEDDEEKELTEWRIKKALKLGTNMKKPTFITANYDPQSVSNKTGGTLHSYLARNMGMDRNKELRQNDDIRGSILKHAEAAAKNPIFTGPAYSKTQPKTILQRSHEEEDDHVVPTKVKKYGE, encoded by the exons atggATTCTAGTGATCCTACTAGGATTGAAGATACTGATGATAGAAAAGCAA aaaatagaCTTAAACAAACAACAACATATAATTTCAATGATTTAGTTGGTGGAATAATTAATGAAGCTAAAGAAGAATTTAGGTCTAGTAAATTAGCCAATGatatttgtaatttaataCCTGATGAAGAAGACGATGATTACAATAAAGGAAatgaattagaaaaaaatgaagaacATGGAACATTATCATTAG atGACGAAAACAATGtagaagaaaattttaaaagcaaTTACCCATCAGATATACCTTTATCAATGGAAGCAACAATAAAGAATGGTTCCCATGCCATAACAACAATTGCCTTTGATAATCACGGGACAAAATTCTGTACAGGTGATCTTAATTGTGAAGTAAAAATGTATGATTTTACAAAAATGGATACACATTTTCATTCAGAAAGAACTATAAATCCTTGTGAAAGacatataataaatagtGTTTCAACTTCAAACAATGGAGAATATACTTTGATTTGTAGTACAAATCCtgtcatttatattattgacAGAAATGGTTCCATGTTTGGAGAGACAGCTCGAGGAGATATGTATCTAGTTGACATTAAACAAACAAAAGCTCACACAACATCTGTTAACTATTGTTGTTGGAATCCACTAGTTAAAgaagaatttttaacatGTTCAGGTGATGGAACTTTAAGAATCTGGAGTATAGAAGATTGGAAAGAATTATctaaatgtataaataaacaaagacatgttataaaaataaaaacagcTTCTAATAGCAAAATAATTCCTAATGTTTGTGGATACTCAAAAAATGGAAAATTGATTGTAGCTGGTTGTGAGGATGGTAGTATTTTCATATGGAAAAATGGAAAAGTTTTTGTTGCACCAAATTATTCAAACAAATCTGCTCATTCTGATTGTATAACATCATTGGACTTTTCTCCTGATAGTACTAAATTAGTAACTAGATCTAAGGATGGTACTCTTAAATTATGgtctattaataaattagcAAAACCTGAATATGTTGTTGAGGATCTTCAAAATGACCAACAATATATTGATTGTGGTTTTAGTCCTCATggaaattatatttttactttatgtTCTGAATCTCAAAAAGGTAAAGGAGGAtctttgaaaatatttgataCATCACTTAACTTATTAGTTACTAAACAATTATCTAAAGATCCAACCAGAGCTCAATGGCATccaaaaataaatcaaatattgATAGGTTTTACAGATGGTtctttaacaatttattatgatATCAACATTAGTATTAAGGGTGTTCTTGAATCATTAACAAGAAAAGCTAAAAAACCAAGTAAAAATGCTGTTGTTCAGAGCGATGTAATTTTAGCTCCATTAACTTTAGATTACTTCCAACCTCGAAATGAGGATGAtgaagaaaaagaattaacTGAATGGAGAATTAAGAAAGCCTTAAAATTAGGTACAAATATGAAGAAACCAACATTTATAACGGCAAATTATGATCCACAATCAGTATCAAATAAAACTGGTGGTACTCTTCATTCATATTTAGCACGTAACATGGGAATGGATAGGAATAAAGAATTAAGACAAAATGATGATATTAGAGGTTCCATTCTTAAGCATGCTGAAGCTGCTGCCAAAAATCCTATTTTTACAGGTCCTGCATACTCAAAAACTCAACCTAAAACTATATTACAAAGATCTCATGAAGAGGAAGATGATCATGTTGTTCCaacaaaagttaaaaaatatggtgaataa
- a CDS encoding Nicastrin family-containing protein, whose translation MVIKNLITLFILFSLITIIHARSEVQLTDIASPCYTLINGTHRIGCRTGKDGNNGVILFFNDEKEINKLEKLSYNKKVTSESYIPVIDMKYLTKSFVQKLISSDVITGVVFYSKNIQDFSFSEDSECPNKEFSYYQSDIEHGCHWNSNSALHPDGLRFLDWKKPVFFLTNQTELDILYKIYKKFNNPILNLEQVWKPLAFMNLGLPTENVKNTNQCKKLADSYFQNFWGYGSPGICEPLIDYNIFVSLPFFNDETKNIETFILSTRMDSFSTFPNTSFGDTSVLTSLIANIAVAEALGKNIEFIEKLLMEKQKQILFTFFHGESFGYIGSSRFIYDIKNNNLRNGKNARKIYIKDISMYVETNMLLPYDENTYINHMQKIYYDKNVLEAHGTKINKFANIYKTTMKNEGFEVKNTGASPKIPPSSYYSFLKENSSVPGFVILPAEVSYYNNKLNTISDVNIRTNENLRNKTIETLRAVSKSLLAMVLEFSEATKYNETIKINDTYISTLVDCFFYSSKNICPYFDEFLRQDGVEYKHFYEVISPFIYPNSNSNLRDIIWLILLREVSVHTPYSVVKSNCSEKNSNPDDPYTYSWQYSHEIGNYHCFKSPVFASTAQSPAFDINEYDFMSTNYSTWAESVRKDPFIKVYLDYGKTYDLCLVASSIFLLIINTMMSYVVSKFLSKRKQRGDLTTIEATNTNQNSSNRVNL comes from the exons Atggtgataaaaaatttaatcactt tatttattttattttcgtTAATTACAATAATTCATGCACGATCTGAAGTTCAGTTAACAGATATTGCATCTCCATGTTATACTTTAATTAATGGTACTCATCGTATTGGTTGTAGAACAGGAAAAGATGGTAATAATGgagtaatattattttttaatgatgaaaaagaaattaataaacttgaaaaattatcatataataaaaaagttaccAGTGAATCATATATTCCTGTAATTGAcatgaaatatttaactaaaaGTTTTGTTCAAAAACTTATTTCTAGTGATGTTATTACTGGTGttgttttttattctaaaaatattcaagatttttcattttctgaAGATTCTGAATGTCCTAATAAAGAATTTTCATACTATCAATCAGATATAGAACATGGTTGCCACTGGAACAGTAATTCAGCTCTCCATCCTGATGGTTTAAGATTTTTAGATTGGAAAAAAcctgtattttttttaacaaatcaAACAGAATtggatattttatataaaatttataaaaaatttaataatccaattttaaatttagaaCAAGTATGGAAACCATTGGCTTTCATGAATTTAGGTTTACCTAcagaaaatgttaaaaataccAATCAATGCAAAAAACTTGCTGATtcatattttcaaaatttttggGGTTATGGATCACCTGGTATCTGTGAACCCCTTAttgattataatatttttgtttcactgccattttttaatgatgaaactaaaaatattgaaacatTTATTCTTTCAACTAGAATGGATTCTTTCTCAACATTTCCTAATACTTCATTTGGTGATACTTCTGTCTTAACATCTTTGATAGCTAATATAGCTGTTGCTGAAGCATTAGGTAAAAATATTGAGTTTATAGAGAAATTGTTAATGGAAAAACAAAagcaaattttatttaccttTTTCCATGGTGAATCATTTGGATATATTGGTTCTAGTAGATTCATCTATgacataaaaaataacaatttacgtaatggaaaaaatgccagaaaaatttatattaaagatataagTATGTATGTTGAAACAAATATGTTACTTCCTTATGATGAAAATACCTACATTAATCATatgcaaaaaatttattatgataaaaatgttcTTGAGGCACATggaacaaaaataaataagtttGCTAATATCTATAAAACAACAATGAAAAATGAAGGTTTTGAAGTAAAAAATACTGGGGCTTCACCAAAAATTCCACCATCTAGTTATTATTCTTTcttaaaagaaaattcaTCTGTTCCTGGTTTTGTTATTCTTCCAGCAGAAGTTTcatattacaataataaacTTAATACTATATCTGATGTTAATATTAGaacaaatgaaaatttaagaaaCAAAACAATTGAAACTTTGAGGGCTGTCTCGAAATCTCTCTTAGCAATGGTATTAGAATTTAGTGAAGCAACAAAATACAatgaaacaataaaaataaatgatacaTACATTTCAACTCTTGTGGACTGTTTCTTTTACTCCTCTAAGAATATATGCCCATATTTTGATGAGTTTCTTCGTCAAGATGGTGTtgaatataaacatttttatgaaGTTATTTCACCATTTATCTACCCAAATTCTAACTCCAATCTTAGAGATATTATTtggttaattttattaagagAAGTATCTGTTCACACTCCATATTCAGTTGTCAAAAGTAATTGTTcagaaaaaaattcaaatccTGATGATCCTTATACATATTCTTGGCAATACTCTCATGAAATTGGTAATTATCATTGTTTTAAGTCTCCTGTCTTTGCCTCAACAGCTCAATCTCCAGCTTTCGATATTAAtg AATATGATTTTATGTCAACAAATTATTCTACTTGGGCTGAGAGTGTTCGAAAAGATCCCtttattaaagtatatttagATTATGGAAAAACATATGATCTCTGCTTAGTAGCTAGTTCCATATTCTTGCTTATAATCAACACAATGATGAGTTATGTTGTTTCAAAATTTCTTTCAAAAAGAAAACAAAGAGGAGATTTAACAACTATTGAAGCTACCAATACAAATCAAAATTCCTCAAATCGGGTtaatctataa
- a CDS encoding Peptidase S28 family-containing protein, producing MIKLLFIILLLIHLNVNEIFGKFNRKKILINGRSLYGLRYLKNNNKNEFNNKKITRNSIENLFDQKINHFNSNDKNTFKQRFWYSNKWYVDGGPIFLMIGDSTSDSNEWIENEDSEWMKLAKENHAMVFLLEHRYYGASLPVKNMSTDNMILLSSRQAIEDVGYFIKSINQINNYSNNTKWIVFGGSYSGALAAWARQLHPELIYGAISSSGTIQAVVDFYQYLDVVKNSLSSYSSECANDLKKGLYEVRELLKTPSGQDKITKLFNLCDKWSTLSDDDKGYFWQSIFINYMEVVQYNLNNFGSYRDSLTIKNLCSYHLDNSSTSLEHLGNVYNWFEQQFGDFCTETSYEMYIDFLKEINFGEDYSDTRAWVWQTCTEFGFFQSTDNDAKNFWGNVIDINWYVKQCTDIFGDKLTNSTVYLGIHGTNTFYGGINNFKGTRVILLNGSIDPWHVLGILKKTNSQIYPILMNGTAHCADMYPEADDDLPSLINGRKQIKEILNNWLQ from the coding sequence atgattaaattattatttattattttattattgattCACCTAAAtgtaaatgaaatatttggaaaatttaatagaaaaaaaattttaattaatggtAGATCATTGTATGGTTTAaggtatttaaaaaataataataaaaatgaatttaataataagaaaataacAAGAAATagtattgaaaatttatttgatcagaagataaatcattttaattcAAATGATAAGAATACTTTTAAGCAAAGATTTTGGTATAGTAATAAATGGTATGTTGATGGTGgaccaatttttttaatgattggTGATTCAACATCTGATTCAAATGAATGGATAGAAAATGAAGATTCAGAATGGATGAAATTAGCTAAAGAAAATCATGCTATGGTATTTTTACTTGAACATAGATATTATGGTGCTAGTCTTCCTGTTAAAAATATGAGTACTGATAATATGATTCTACTATCCTCCAGACAAGCTATAGAAGATGTTggatattttattaagtcaataaatcaaattaataattattctaataatacaaaatggATTGTTTTTGGTGGTAGTTATTCAGGAGCTTTAGCTGCATGGGCCAGACAATTACATCCAGAATTAATTTATGGTGCTATTTCATCATCAGGAACAATACAAGCTGTAGTtgatttttatcaatatcttGATGTTGTAAAGAATAGTTTATCATCTTACTCATCTGAGTGTGctaatgatttaaaaaaaggtcTTTATGAAGTTAGAGAACTTCTTAAAACACCTTCAGGTCAAGATAAAATAactaaactttttaatttatgtgATAAATGGTCAACATTGTCAGATGATGATAAAGGATACTTTTGgcaatctatttttattaattatatggAAGTTGttcaatataatttaaataattttggaTCATATAGAGATagtttaacaataaaaaatttatgttcaTATCATTTAGATAATTCTTCAACATCTTTAGAACATTTAGGAAATGTATACAATTGGTTTGAACAACAATTTGGAGATTTTTGTACAGAAACAAGTTATGAAATGTatatagattttttaaaagaaataaattttggtGAAGATTATTCTGATACTCGTGCCTGGGTTTGGCAAACTTGTACTGAATTTGGATTTTTTCAAAGTACTGATAATGATGCTAAAAATTTTTGGGGTAATGTTATAGATATAAATTGGTATGTCAAACAATGTACTGATATTTTTGGTGATAAACTAACTAATTCAACAGTTTATCTTGGTATTCATGGAACTAATACTTTTTATGGaggtataaataattttaaaggtACAAGAGTAATCTTATTAAATGGTTCCATTGATCCATGGCATGTACTtggaatattaaaaaaaacaaattcaCAAATTTATCCTATTTTAATGAATGGAACTGCTCATTGTGCTGATATGTATCCAGAAGCTGATGATGATTTACCTTCATTAATTAATGGTagaaaacaaataaaagaaatactaaataattggttacaataa
- a CDS encoding Peptidase S28 family-containing protein: MTSKKFNNIIILLFSLSVFLVFSTPLDRKKFNRKNILINGRPWHGFKPILNLEKEDYPNKGIATKGFFINKIDHFDSKNTATYKQRYWYNKQWYRAGGPVFLMLGGEAAESPAWVERGDFEWTKLAQHHKAMVFLLEHRYYGNSRPTSDMSTENMKYLSSRQAIEDAASFIRGMNERFDYTNNTKWVVFGGSYSGALAAWARQLHPELIFAAVGSSGPVQAEVDFYQYLDVVKNSLLTYSSGCGNDLESGLQQLEKLVATTSGQEQIGSMFNLCKKWDQLSNEDIKYFWLTIIGTYMGVVQYSGDNVGDYRGFYSIKNLCKYHLDKSSNPLDHIKNVYNDYGGYSQSCLDPNYNEYIRYLRLTDWNSEISDDRAWTYQTCTEFGYYQSTDNDASTYWGNIIDSNWYVKQCTDIFGSSITNSTVYLSVAGTNSFYGGANGFKATNVILPNGIVDPWHALGVLTRTNNFNYPVIINGTAHCADMYPSSPDDLQSLSLARQTIATTLAKILS; encoded by the coding sequence atgacaagtaaaaaatttaataatataattatattacttttttccTTGTCTGTATTTTTGGTTTTTTCAACACCAttagatagaaaaaaatttaatcgaaaaaatattctaattaATGGAAGACCATGGCATGGATTTAAAcctattttaaatttagaaaaagaagaTTATCCAAATAAAGGAATAGCTACAAAAggattttttataaataaaatagatcATTTTGATAGTAAAAATACTGCAACATACAAACAACGTTATTGGTACAATAAACAATGGTATCGTGCTGGAGGTCCAGTTTTCTTAATGTTAGGAGGAGAGGCTGCAGAAAGCCCTGCATGGGTTGAGAGAGGAGATTTTGAATGGACAAAATTGGCTCAACATCATAAAGCTAtggtatttttattagaacATAGATATTATGGTAACAGTAGACCAACATCTGATATGTCAACAGAAAATATGAAGTATTTATCATCAAGACAAGCTATTGAAGATGCTGCTTCTTTTATTAGAGGAATGAATGAAAGATTTgattatacaaataatacaaaatggGTTGTCTTTGGTGGTAGTTATTCAGGAGCTTTAGCTGCATGGGCCAGACAATTACATCCAGAATTAATTTTTGCTGCTGTTGGTTCTTCAGGACCTGTTCAAGCTGAAGTtgatttttatcaatatcttGATGTTGTAAAGAATAGTTTATTAACCTACTCATCTGGGTGTGGTAATGACTTAGAAAGTGGTTTACAACAATTAGAAAAACTTGTTGCAACTACAAGTGGACAAGAACAAATTGGTAGTATGTTTAATCTTTGTAAAAAATGGGATCAATTATCAAATGaagatattaaatatttttggttAACTATTATTGGAACTTATATGGGTGTTGTTCAGTATTCTGGTGATAATGTTGGTGATTATAGAGGtttttattcaattaaaaatctttGCAAATATCATCTTGACAAATCATCCAATCCTCTTgatcatattaaaaatgtttataatgaTTATGGTGGTTATTCTCAATCATGTTTAGATCCTaattataatgaatatattaGATATCTAAGACTAACTGATTGGAATTCAGAAATATCTGATGATAGAGCATGGACATATCAAACATGTACAGAATTTGGTTATTATCAAAGTACTGATAATGATGCTTCAACTTATTGGGGTAATATAATTGATTCTAATTGGTATGTTAAACAATGTACCGATATTTTTGGAAGTTCTATTACAAATTCAACAGTTTACTTGTCTGTTGCTGGTACTAATAGTTTCTATGGTGGAGCTAATGGATTCAAAGCAACAAATGTAATTCTTCCAAATGGTATTGTTGATCCATGGCATGCTCTTGGTGTATTAACTAGaacaaacaattttaattatccAGTTATAATTAATGGAACTGCACATTGTGCTGATATGTATCCCTCTTCTCCAGATGATTTACAAAGTTTATCTCTTGCTAGACAAACTATTGCTACTACTTTagctaaaatattatcttaa